GCCAGCATATTAGTTGCCCCTTTTCCTCCAAGAATAACTGGGAAGAGCATAAATATTAAAATATATCTCGGTAATAAATTTGCCATAAATATGGTGGCGGCATTTGGGAATAGTATTTCAAGTCCGTAAATAAGACATAAAATAATTAAATATATAAAAAAAGTTTTATACCTTTTGTTGATAAGCGAAAATATTAATAAAAATAAGCTGTATGTTTGAATTAGGATCTTATTATCTATTACGATTGAAAACATACAAAGACTTAAAAAGAACAAGCTGACTCGCGGATCTAATAGTTTGTCTTTTTTTAATTTGATTTCACTGTGTTGGGAAGAGCCGTTGTCTAATATTGTTATAAGAGTTTTTATATCTTTTAGCTTGCATGTTTGTTGTATTATGCCGTCTTCTATTTTTAAATATTGTTCGGCAACGGCTGCAACGAATTCCAAATCATGGCTTATCAATAAAACAATTTTTTCTTTTTTCATTTTATCGATGAGCTTTACACATAAATCCATACTCCATTTATCAAGTCCTGAGGTTGGTTCATCTAAAATAATCAGTTTTTTGCTTGATAAATATACCGTCATCAATGTAAGTTTTTGCATTTGTCCGCCTGAAAGTGAAAAAGGATGCCTGTTTCTAAGATTCCACATGTCAAATTCTTTTAATAAAGGTTCTATCTCATCGTATTTGGAACTGTCTATACCGTATTTAAGTTCTCCGATTACCGAATTTGTAAAAAATTGGAATTCAGATTCCTGCATTATAAAAAGGCTGTTTCGATATAAATCATCATATTTCATAGCCTTTCCATTAAGGTATATTTTTCCTTGTGTAGGTTTTAATAAACCGCACAAGCATTTTCCTAATGTTGTTTTTCCTGCACCGTTTTGTCCTATAATACAGGTGATTTCATTAGAATTAAGTTTAAAAGATATATCATTAAGGATTCTTTTTTTGCCGTATTTAAAAGAAATGTTTTTAACTTCCAATACATTTTCTTGATTATAAAATTCCTCTTTTTTTGGATGCATTTCTATTTGATTTATGTCATTAACTCTTAAACCGATATTTTTTAAATCGTTTTGTGAGAGTTTTAAAAATATATCTTTATCATATTTTTCACAAATATAACCGTTTTTTATAAGCCAGTATTCATCAGCTAAATCATGCAGATAATATAGCCTGTGTTCACTTATAATAAGAGTCTTGCCTTCATTCTTTAAGAGTAATAAAAGTTCCGTTAATTTTTTTATTGCCGTATAGTCCAAATTTGCGGTAGGTTCATCCAGTAAAATAATATCGGAGTTCATAGCCCATGCTGCCATTATTGCAATAAGTTGGCGTTCTCCGCTTGAGAGTTTAAATACCTCTCTATTTCTTAAATATTCTAATCCGAATTTTAAAAAAGCATTATCGACTCTTTTTTTTATCTCGTTTGAATTTATGCCCTTGTTTTCTAAGCCGAAAGCAATTTCAATATCACTTTCTAAAGAAAAAAACTGACTTCTGGGATCTTGAAAAACCGATGAAATTTTATTTCCTACTTCTCCGATTGTTTTGTTTACACTGTCTTCCTCGTCTATCTTAATAAACCCTTCAAATATCCCTTCATAAAATTCCGGGATTAAATGATTTAAACATCTTAAAATTGTTGATTTACCGCAGCCGCTTTCTCCGCAAAGTACAATACACTTTCCTTTTGGTATAATTCCCCGTATATCCTTTATTGCTTTTTCGTTTTTTGCATTATAAGAAAAACTGATTTTAAAATCTAAAATAGGTTTAAGTCCCTCATTTATATCGTCCATACCTATGATTCCTTATTTTAAAAGATTTTTGAAAATCTTTTTCCAGCCTGCAGCAATGAATTCTCCCATTATTTTTAGATACTCAATAGTTTCTTCTTTATCATATCCTTTTTTTATGATCATCGAGTATGCATTAAGTTGCTGCTGCATTACTAATTCTACGAAATCTAATTGCACATCACTGATATTTGAAGATGTGTTTTTTTTGATAAATTGTTTTGTTTCAGTTATTTTATTGTTTATTATCTTATGAAGTTTTTTTTCTATAGAGCTGCCGTTACTGCAGCATAATAATAGTTTACATTCGTCATAATAATTAAACAAAATATCTATATAGTCGGCTGTTTCTTTTAATATACTCTTAATAAAATTATTAAAATTTTTATCCGTATAATAGTTCATATATGATGATTTGTTTTTTAATCTTGTGTCATTTATCGATTTAAAAAAATCTTCCATAAGACTGCAAAAAAGTTCATCTTTGCCTTTATAACGAGTATATATTGCTCCTGTTGTAACTCCCGCTTTTTGGGCAATTATATTGATAGAGGTTTCTTGAAATCCGTTCTTTAAGAATTCTTGTTTTGCCGCTTCAATTATCGGCTTATCCAATTCATGATTTTTATTAGCCATATATCTCCAGATGCTATAATCAATAATTCTGTTATTGATTATAGCATTATTGATTGTTTTTGACAAGCCCCTAATCGTGTTTTATATTATAAGTTTTAGATTTTATTTCTCCTTAACTTCCTATCCGCCTTACTTCTTCTATTTTGTCTCTTATGACTGCTGCTTCTTCAAACATGAGCATGTCGGCATATTCGGCCATCTGAGCTTCTAGTTTTTTGATAAGTTTTTTTCTGTCGGCAGGGTTTAAAATGTTTAGACTGTTGATAAGGGGTCCGGCTTCTGCAAGGGCAGCTTCTTTTTTTATTTCATTTTCCCGCGTTAAAATATCTTCAATTGCTTTTTTGATTGTCTTGGGTGTTATACCGTGTTCCTTGTTATAGGCTTCCTGAATAGCACGGCGGCGGTTTGTTTCTTCTATGGTTTCTTTCATGGCATCGCTTATCCTGTCGGCATACATAACTACCTTACCGTTTTCGTTTCTGGCTGCCCGTCCTACAATCTGAATAAGACTTGTAGTAGAACGCAAAAAGCCTATCTTATCTGCATCGAGAATTCCGATAAAAGAAACTTCGGGTAAGTCGATGCCCTCTCTTAAAAGGTTGATTCCTATAAGCACATCAAATTCCCCTGCACGCAAGCCCTTTAGAATTTCGACACGCTCAATCGTTTCAACTTCGCTGTGGATATATTTTACTTTGAGACCGAGCCCTGTAAGATAATCGGTTAAGTCTTCCGCCATTTTTTTTGTAAGAGTTAGAATTAGACAGCGTTCGTTTAAGGCAATGCGTTTTTTTACCTCCCCATAAATATGTTCCATCTGGCCTTCGCTTTTATGAATCTCGATTATCGGATCCAAAAGGCCTGTAGGGCGTATTACTTGTTCGACAATGCGGGTAGAGTATTTTATTTCTTTAGGGCCGGGGGTTGCGGAAACAAAAACAGCCTGATTCAGCATCTTTTCAAACTCTGCAATTTTTAAGGGACGGTTGTCTAAGGCACACGGAAGACGGAAACCGAAGTCTACAAGATTTTGTTTGCGGCTGCGGTCGCCTTCGTACATTGCTCCCACTTGAGGAAATGTTACATGGCTTTCATCCATGAACAATAAAAAGTCATCGGGAAAATAATGAAAGAGGGTAGCGGGAGGCTCTCCGGGTTTCCGGTTTGCGATTGGGGCCGAGTAGTTTTCGATGCCGGGGCAATAGCCCATTTCGGAAAGCATTTCGATATCGTATTCGGTGCGGGTTTTTAGCCTTTCCGCTTCAAGAAGTTTTCCTTCCTTATTTAAAACATTCAGCCTTTCTTCCAATTCTTTTTTTATTCTTTCAAGAGCATTGGGAATTGCATCTTCGGGCATTACAAAGTGTTTTGCAGGATAAATTGAAAGCTCTTCGTATTCCTGTATTACCTCACCCGAAATCGGATTGAATTTTCTCATGCGCACAATTTCTTCCCAATCGAATTCAAGGCGGTAGGCATCTTCCATGTAGGCCGGAAAAATTTCCATAACATCACCTTTGACGCGGAAGCGGCCTCTTTCAAGGACTGCATCGTTTCTTTCATATTGCAAACTTATCAACTGTTTTTTTAATTTTTCGATTTCGATGTTTACTCCCTTTTCTATGGTTATGCGCAAGTCTCGCCACGATTCGGGAAGCCCCAAACCGTAAATACAGGAAACGGTGGAAACGACGATTACATCTCGGCGTTCCATAAGGCTGAAGGTTGCCGATAGGCGGAGGCGGTCGATCTCGTCATTTATTGAAGCGTCTTTTTCTATATAAAGGTCGCGTGCGGGAACATAAGCTTCAGGCTGATAGTAGTCGTAATATGAAACAAAGTATTCGACGGCATTTTCCGGAAAAAAGGTTTTAAATTCCCTATAAAGCTGGGCGGCAAGGGTTTTGTTGTGGCTTATGATTAGGGTCGGCTTTTGTACGGCTTGAATAATATTTGCCATTGTAAAAGTTTTTCCCGATCCCGTAACACCTTTGAGCGTTTGAAATTTGTCGCCTGCAATTATTCCGTCTGAAAGAGCTTTGATAGCTTCTCCCTGATCTCCTGAAGGTTTATAATCCGAAATAAGTTTAAACTGCTTCATATTATTTTACCTGCCATGCCGCTTCTAATTTTTCCAAATTTTTAATGAGCTTGCTTGCCGTTAAGCTATAGCTTGCTCCTGCATTTTGAGAAGCAAGGCTGTGGGCGAGGCTCCCCGTAATTGCAGCATCAAGAGGTTTATAGCCTTGGGCCAAGAGGGAGCATATAAGACCTGTCAGCACATCGCCTGAACCCGCCTTTGAAAGAGAGGAAGATCCTAAAGTATTGATAAATATTTTTCCGTTATGGGCTATTAAGGTATTAGCTCCCTTTAGCACAAGTACAAGCTTAGGAAATTTTTTTGAAAAACTTAAGGCCGATATAAAGCGTTTTTTTTGTATTTCTTCAATGCTTAAATTTTCCAAACCGGTGATATTTAAAAGTGAAGAAAATTCTTTTGGGTGAGGAGTTAAAACGGCAGCACTTAATTTGGGTAAGATTTTTTTTAGTTCGGCATAATAAAAGGTATCCGCATCTAAGACCATTGGCATTGATTGTGTTTCTTTCATTTTTATGATAGAAAAAAGTTCATCATTTTTTCTTCCAAGTCCTTGACCTATTGCGATGCTTGTAAATTTTTTAACATTGAATTTGCCGGCTTCGAATTTGCCGTCATACATAAAATCGGCTTTTAGGTTTTTAGGCCTTTCCCGATTTTTTCCTATCAAGGTTACAAGGCCTGCACCGAATTCCAAGACGGCAGAAGCTGCCAAAAGTGCTGCCCCGTTTTTTTCTCCTATAATTATTCCTGCATGACCGAAACTTCCCTTATGGGTGTTTTGTTTTTTTCTTGAAGGGAGAAGCATATCTTCTTTTTCGAGTAAAAAAACGTTGGGCTTTTCGTTTTGCTCATAGGAGGAGCGGGGGAGGCCTAGGTCTATAACCTCGATTTTTCCCGTAATATCTTTTGCCTCATCCGAATAAAAGGCCTGCTTTAAGGCTCCCATCGAAAAGGTCATGTTACATAGAACTGCATTGGGGCTTGCTTCTCCGTCAATGTTTAAGCCGCTCGGTATATCGCAGGCTATCTTAAATGCCTTGACCTTATTTATCTTCTCTATTGTTTTTTTATCCTCGGCTTTTAAAAGTCCTTTTAAGCCGGTGCCCAAAAATGCATCAAAAAGAATATCCGATTCGGGCAAGATGTTTTTGGCCGTCCTTATATTTAAGGCCTTTAATCTTTCGTATTGTAGTTTACATAATTCCGACTTCGGCTCTTTTAAAATTATGACATGAATATTAAAATCGTCGGATAAGATTCTTGCAAGGGCGAGCCCGTCTCCGCCGTTGTCGCCCGAACCGCAGACAATCTGTAGAGTTTTTTTTGCATCGCCTTTTTTTAAAGGAAAAAGATTTTTAATTTTTTCTGCTGAACCGCGGGCTGCGTTTTCCATTAAGATTCCGTTTTTTAAATTAAAATCTTCTTCGGCTCTTTTATCCAATTCCCTTAAAGAATAAAAAACATTTTGCATAAGTTCTTTCCCTTTACACCTGCACAAATCTTACAGTCAGATTCGGAATATCTATATCCTCGGCTTTTACATTTATGCGTTCGTTAATCGATAATTCTTTTTTTAATCTCATTTCGGTTTCATATCCGATAGACGGAATGGAAATGCGAGCAGTAT
The DNA window shown above is from Treponema denticola and carries:
- the uvrB gene encoding excinuclease ABC subunit UvrB, with protein sequence MKQFKLISDYKPSGDQGEAIKALSDGIIAGDKFQTLKGVTGSGKTFTMANIIQAVQKPTLIISHNKTLAAQLYREFKTFFPENAVEYFVSYYDYYQPEAYVPARDLYIEKDASINDEIDRLRLSATFSLMERRDVIVVSTVSCIYGLGLPESWRDLRITIEKGVNIEIEKLKKQLISLQYERNDAVLERGRFRVKGDVMEIFPAYMEDAYRLEFDWEEIVRMRKFNPISGEVIQEYEELSIYPAKHFVMPEDAIPNALERIKKELEERLNVLNKEGKLLEAERLKTRTEYDIEMLSEMGYCPGIENYSAPIANRKPGEPPATLFHYFPDDFLLFMDESHVTFPQVGAMYEGDRSRKQNLVDFGFRLPCALDNRPLKIAEFEKMLNQAVFVSATPGPKEIKYSTRIVEQVIRPTGLLDPIIEIHKSEGQMEHIYGEVKKRIALNERCLILTLTKKMAEDLTDYLTGLGLKVKYIHSEVETIERVEILKGLRAGEFDVLIGINLLREGIDLPEVSFIGILDADKIGFLRSTTSLIQIVGRAARNENGKVVMYADRISDAMKETIEETNRRRAIQEAYNKEHGITPKTIKKAIEDILTRENEIKKEAALAEAGPLINSLNILNPADRKKLIKKLEAQMAEYADMLMFEEAAVIRDKIEEVRRIGS
- a CDS encoding TetR/AcrR family transcriptional regulator — translated: MANKNHELDKPIIEAAKQEFLKNGFQETSINIIAQKAGVTTGAIYTRYKGKDELFCSLMEDFFKSINDTRLKNKSSYMNYYTDKNFNNFIKSILKETADYIDILFNYYDECKLLLCCSNGSSIEKKLHKIINNKITETKQFIKKNTSSNISDVQLDFVELVMQQQLNAYSMIIKKGYDKEETIEYLKIMGEFIAAGWKKIFKNLLK
- a CDS encoding NAD(P)H-hydrate dehydratase, with product MQNVFYSLRELDKRAEEDFNLKNGILMENAARGSAEKIKNLFPLKKGDAKKTLQIVCGSGDNGGDGLALARILSDDFNIHVIILKEPKSELCKLQYERLKALNIRTAKNILPESDILFDAFLGTGLKGLLKAEDKKTIEKINKVKAFKIACDIPSGLNIDGEASPNAVLCNMTFSMGALKQAFYSDEAKDITGKIEVIDLGLPRSSYEQNEKPNVFLLEKEDMLLPSRKKQNTHKGSFGHAGIIIGEKNGAALLAASAVLEFGAGLVTLIGKNRERPKNLKADFMYDGKFEAGKFNVKKFTSIAIGQGLGRKNDELFSIIKMKETQSMPMVLDADTFYYAELKKILPKLSAAVLTPHPKEFSSLLNITGLENLSIEEIQKKRFISALSFSKKFPKLVLVLKGANTLIAHNGKIFINTLGSSSLSKAGSGDVLTGLICSLLAQGYKPLDAAITGSLAHSLASQNAGASYSLTASKLIKNLEKLEAAWQVK
- a CDS encoding ATP-binding cassette domain-containing protein, with the translated sequence MDDINEGLKPILDFKISFSYNAKNEKAIKDIRGIIPKGKCIVLCGESGCGKSTILRCLNHLIPEFYEGIFEGFIKIDEEDSVNKTIGEVGNKISSVFQDPRSQFFSLESDIEIAFGLENKGINSNEIKKRVDNAFLKFGLEYLRNREVFKLSSGERQLIAIMAAWAMNSDIILLDEPTANLDYTAIKKLTELLLLLKNEGKTLIISEHRLYYLHDLADEYWLIKNGYICEKYDKDIFLKLSQNDLKNIGLRVNDINQIEMHPKKEEFYNQENVLEVKNISFKYGKKRILNDISFKLNSNEITCIIGQNGAGKTTLGKCLCGLLKPTQGKIYLNGKAMKYDDLYRNSLFIMQESEFQFFTNSVIGELKYGIDSSKYDEIEPLLKEFDMWNLRNRHPFSLSGGQMQKLTLMTVYLSSKKLIILDEPTSGLDKWSMDLCVKLIDKMKKEKIVLLISHDLEFVAAVAEQYLKIEDGIIQQTCKLKDIKTLITILDNGSSQHSEIKLKKDKLLDPRVSLFFLSLCMFSIVIDNKILIQTYSLFLLIFSLINKRYKTFFIYLIILCLIYGLEILFPNAATIFMANLLPRYILIFMLFPVILGGKGATNMLACLRKIRVPERLILILSVSFRFFPVLNNDFKLLKQSIKNRKNYEEKNILKKTFLHCEALITSIIFRVIRIAETLSASAETRGISMKNKKTSYIGLKFGVQDYFVMIVLASVSVINIFLK